The Pyrus communis chromosome 14, drPyrComm1.1, whole genome shotgun sequence sequence tgttatttaatttataaaatatagtCCAAACTAAacgatgtgtcaccaataataatgagcacgtttatcaacatttaagtaataaatcaatcaacttttatttttttttatttttttaaaggaggacaactggtggcaagccaCGGTTATCCATCCATTTTGAAGAccgggaagactcacagaggcatacttttagttttcaaaattttgtttacaattttaatCTTATTGACACtaccttaaaaattaaaataaaactaattggaCAAGTAGCTGGGCTTGGAGAAAATTTCGAGGGGTGTAGTCAACTTAGGATTTGAAaggattttaatatatttttttaagtgaTGAATTTCATAGGATTATGAGActtctacaaaattcatatggattttgGAAGACTTGAGAAGATTTATATAACATATTTATgtggattttgatggattttacAGCATTGAAGTTTGACCgtcaaataaatcaaatgatgatAAATGTATCTAGATCATAAATCCACTAAAATGAAGCTGAAATAAAAAGTCAAGATTATTACATAAATCCAACTAAGTCTCCAGCTGTACCCCTTTCCTTCCTCCCCACTTTATTCTTCGCTCTTTTACGTTCCAGCTAACCTCTCTACTccaatcttttttttaatttttttatttgtcaatTCTTCTGTAATCTTGTTTTCCGCAACTCACTCTTACTCCTCTTCCTTTACAACGCAATTCCAATTCCCCTTCTCTgccatgaagaaaaaaattgcacAAAATTGCAAAAAGAATTGTAGAAAAATTGCATAggtgaaatagaaaaattgcAGAGATGAAGAAGATAAAGTGTGAGAGGAAGAGGGAGAGGTTCTTGGATTTGAAATCCTAAGGTGTCAGGTaggattttatttaattttggttaTATATACTTCTTACTCTCAAATTCTAGAAAATTCACAACTTAATGAAATTCTacaaaatctttaatttttcaatacaTTTAGATTTGGATGAACTTTAAAAATGACtattaaaatcttgattgactACATCCAAATTTACATGAATTctaaaaatcctttaaaatcattTGGTTAACTACACTATGATTTTAAAATCTAAGTTTGACAACACCCTCCTTAATATCGAGGGGAAATCGAACGGCGAGGATCAAAACGCAGCTAGCCGTACCATGTCCCCccacattcaatatggacagcGACACGCTTGTGATGCAAATACAGGTAAGCATCAAGCCTCCCTCATTTATGTTCAGTAGATCACCACCCCTGACCCCTCCTACTCCTCCTCTACCAGACTTAACTATTATAAACGTAATATATTTATTAGAATCGCTTTTCAACCCGTCTcacccacctctctctctctctctctccctcccccccccccccccccccaaaaaaaaaaaactgtcacAAATTCACGATTCTCAAACCCTTCTAACAAATTAAGAAACGAGCGGCAGCGGCCGCCATGGAAGGTGTCTCTACAAGCGTTTGCAAGGTTTTGAGAGGCTACTGGAGGAGGGGGAGAGGCTACGAGAAGCTAAGTGGGTCGGGTCGACGGCACAAGAACCGGACGGAGCTGGGTTCGATCCGTAAAAGGCGCGTATGTCGGATCCGGATCAAAATCGCTCCGAAGCTGAGCTTCCTCAGAAGAATCCCTTCGCCCAAGAATTTGTTGGTGTGGCTACGGGACGCCTATGTCAAGCTGATGCTGGGATTCGCTAACTCGCAGGTCTTTAGTACCGGCTACGGTGGGTCCGTCTGCGACTACGGGGTCGGCTCCTTTGGAAAGCGTCCAGTTAAGGAGTATGATGAGAAAATGATCATCGAGATCTACAAGTCCCTGATGCTGGCGCAAGGTCAATTGGTGCCCCGCGAAGCACCCAAGCTCGGCTCAGAAATCATTCACCACCGGCAGTAAATCTAGAAGAAAATATCACTTCACCtgcaccaaaaataaataaataaaaattctcttatttcatttgtttcctttccccttttttttttttttttttttttttacctggTAGTTTTATTTTGAGTAACCTTTGATTGTAACGGGTAGATTTGAAAGCAGCTGGGAATAAATTAAATTGATAAAATGTCATGATTAATGAATTAATTCGTCTTTGTTCACTTTCTTTGTTCATCAACTTCAAGCAGATTAATTAAGCAATAAGTATTTTTCCTTGCTGGAATAATTAATCCAAGTAAATTAAAATGCACGTGGTTGGCTCTATATAGGAGGTTTTAAGATAACGAAAAAGTAGGGATTAGTTGAGGGTAGGGATATTTGGTTTGGGAACGGATATGCTATAATCATCCTTATAATCAcgaaaattaatcatatttacCGGGTAACGGATTCTTTATTGATTAACGGTTATATTCATCTTCATCAATACCAAAATTATATTAGATACTAATTTCGTCATTATAATATAATAGATACATTTGCTTATGTTTGATCTCTTCCATAAGCACCATTAGATTTTCattggttttgattcaaaactttCGATCTTTCTCAGAAAATCCAACTTTTGTAATTGTTCAGATAATGAGTTCgattaatatgcacatatatatatatatatatatatattacaatttagtaatatttattatatgtaaattatattatatataatatgtattatTCGGGTCGATTTCGGACATGGATACGGATTGGAGACCCTTATAATCATATTCGtaatcataaataaataatatattcgATTTTTTCCCATATCCGAAATATAATTGAATTTTCATCTCCAAATTCATTTCATTCGAGTGGTTATCTACAGTTATTAGGTTTAATGGTTTAAATTGACATCCCTAATTATGGAGACTACATCAGATCAAACTTAAAAACGATTTGAacgttttatttttcaaattgtgtatgttgaccctaaaaactatcaaGCCTATGTGGCGCGTAGgctgagtaactaataagctaactacgtcctttggTTGTGTGCGGGGTGTGCCAATTTGTTGGCTGAGTTCAGCCGgtgagtaaaatatgttgatgtgtcGTCAGgtgcgctgctgacttcttgatatTGCAATTgcagccgaggaaggaacacgtctcgaccTCTGGGTTCTAGAACATGAAAACAAGGTTGCTAATCTCTTtaaagttcacaaatcgtcagcGCCGAGTTCGGTCTTGgtaattatattcgtgagagtataagtacGCCGAATTGGCACCAAAATGTACGGGCATAAATACTCGAAAAAGATAAATGTCTTGATTGTAAAAGTGGTTTGACCGTcgaaatgccgaactctaaaatgtacttgtgaatatccaatcataaaataaaactcggctttcaatgtgtcgagcctagtaacctggtaacatcTCACTTCAtcgagaaggctgatgagatgacctctaccaacaaggactcggaaatccttgttgaccgagacttggataataaccagtcggtcttgaagcaatgttgtttatccaaactgaaggtgttcctcggtcggctgattctacggctccagtgttgtttatccaaactgaagatgttgccaGTTGCCTTCataatgctgtttatccaaactgaagatgtgttggcgggaagaaaatgagaaaggaaaaaatctcagggttgttgagaagctttgctcggggcaatttgtgtgttgattggAAGGGGCTTTTCAATGTGGCCTACGGCTCTGTATTTATAATTCATCACTAGCCTTGCCTTCGTAAATTCCAAGATAATATGTGTgagatcccacattgcccagggaagAGGaagtgatgtgccttatatgtacatgtccacCTCCCTATAGTAAGACATGTTTTGGGTGGAAACCCAAGAACAAATCCGTGAAGGtgtggcccaaagcggataatatcttACTAAGCGGACTGGCACGTGACAACATGAATATTATCTTTCAAGTATGCATATTCCTGCAGCTTGGCAAGGCTTGATGATTTTGTAGAGTCCAATCGGGATTCTACTACTTCCCTAGTCTGATAAAAAGTCCCAATGGTGCTGGTAAGCGAATTGCTTCTTGCAACCTCCTTTTATTTAGGATATGAAAGCGGTAAGATAATTTAGTAAATTATTACGAGATAATTATCATGATTAAAAATCATGATATTATCACTCAACTTAATAATAACTAAAAAATATCTTAAAATTTCACGTACTCAATGGTCTAGAATTGCTCACTCAACAACCTTAATTGCTCAGGTCGATGGTGTAAAATTaggtccaaacattgccccccaaATTTCCTTGAGCTATGGCTCTTAAGTCGAATGGTTGAGGAAATTAATCATTTGCACTTTGGAATTGCTGATTTCAAGTTCTTGAATAAACCCCCTCTCTGTCTAAACAACACTCCTAGACCAAATAGACATCCTAACAATCTCACCGAAGAAGATTACTTTGAGCCGTCCTTGCAATTTATGACTTGAAAAAACGGTTTGGCCTTCCATGCATATAGAGCTTTCATGCACATACCTTTGAGCCTTCCTTGCAATTTAAtgacttgaaaaagaaaaaaaaaaaaaacaaaagtttggCCCTGTTTGGACCTAAAATTATTGGGTTAGGCCGAGTATGGAATTATTCTCGGCCCAGAAGCTATGTTCGAGGATTTCTACAAACCAGCCGGTTCATGGGCCGCCTAAATAAAAGTCGGCCAAGCCCTGTTTGGAATAGAATATTCCAGATGAATAGGAAGTAGGTGGGCCTTATTGCGAAGCAGATGAATGAAGTGGTTAAGTCTTGATGCAATAAAGATTCTTGGCCAGATAAGGATACCGGAAAGTGGAAGTGAATGTGGCCTAGTAAGAGGTTGGATTCAAAATCCTAATAGAGGTGGGACTGGGCGAGATAAGATGGATTGGGGTAAGGAGTCCTAGTTCGAGTATAGTTAGGATTGGGTtttgctactataaatagagaaaggagggtgCAATTtagggacctccaattcaacacacaattgccttgtgcaaaacctctcaaacctcttaagatttttttattttctttttcccaccgacacatcttcagtttggataaatagcactatgaaggcaaccggcgaacaccttcagtttggataaacaacactgtttcCGTAAAATTAGCCGTtcccgaagcaccttcagtttggataaacagcactgcgtcgaggccgactggttacctatccaagtctcggtcgagaagggtttccaaatccttattgggagaggtcatcttattagccttttcggcgaagtaaggtgttacgcgttacgacattcggcgcattaaacgccgagtggttttatgattggatactcccaagtgagtttcagagttcggcattctgacggccgaaccacattcaccatcaagacatacatcacctttgaatacttgtgtccgtacAGTCTGATGTCGATtcaacgtgcttatactctcatgaatataatcactgtgatcgaatccggcgccgacgatttgtgaactttgcagaactagcaaccttgtcttcaagctcgagaatccaaaggccgag is a genomic window containing:
- the LOC137716428 gene encoding uncharacterized protein, which translates into the protein MEGVSTSVCKVLRGYWRRGRGYEKLSGSGRRHKNRTELGSIRKRRVCRIRIKIAPKLSFLRRIPSPKNLLVWLRDAYVKLMLGFANSQVFSTGYGGSVCDYGVGSFGKRPVKEYDEKMIIEIYKSLMLAQGQLVPREAPKLGSEIIHHRQ